One stretch of Thermoproteota archaeon DNA includes these proteins:
- a CDS encoding glutamine amidotransferase — protein sequence MLLVVDNGSVYTKNLLEFLSNLNRPYHVSTHDKISQDELQKYETFILSGRRNNNSQMNAKNTAIIKHAISNKNSLLGICYGAEILALTAGGTIKKMTSIHKGDENVSILQKNPLCIGEISVFESHNYEISKLGNHIIPIGRSKRCNNEIIWYRDSKIFGTQFHPEMSPDGHKIIENFCNL from the coding sequence TTGCTACTGGTTGTGGATAACGGCTCTGTTTACACAAAAAATCTTTTAGAATTTCTTTCAAATCTTAACAGGCCTTATCATGTTTCTACACATGATAAAATATCTCAAGATGAATTACAAAAATATGAAACATTCATTCTTTCTGGAAGACGAAACAATAATTCACAAATGAATGCAAAAAACACAGCAATCATAAAGCATGCAATTTCAAATAAAAATTCCCTTCTTGGTATATGTTATGGGGCAGAAATTTTAGCATTAACAGCAGGTGGCACAATAAAAAAAATGACATCTATTCACAAAGGCGATGAAAATGTTTCCATCCTACAGAAAAATCCACTTTGCATTGGAGAAATTTCAGTATTTGAAAGCCATAATTACGAAATATCAAAACTAGGTAACCACATTATTCCCATTGGAAGATCAAAGCGTTGTAACAATGAAATAATTTGGTACAGAGATTCCAAAATTTTTGGAACCCAATTCCATCCTGAAATGAGTCCAG